Proteins from one Caulobacter sp. 73W genomic window:
- a CDS encoding CHAP domain-containing protein: MRQRTRAGIGSLAAALFLSLVPFSGAVADGYWQCVPFARLISGIQIFGDARTWWGQARGRYETGYTPKAGSVLCFQPTGRMRLGHVAVVSQVLTDRVIQITHANWSVIEGTRGKVEKDVTVVDVSPQGDWSAVKVWYDPARDLGSTVYPTHGFIYQNAQAIAVASASEKVGKAGSAAMAMAQSAVGTVSAAVRPGASPFGLITQAADATDRIAALIAAATTQGPPSADERDGPR, from the coding sequence ATGCGTCAACGGACGAGAGCCGGTATCGGCTCCCTGGCCGCCGCTTTGTTTTTGAGCCTCGTGCCGTTCTCCGGCGCCGTGGCCGACGGCTACTGGCAGTGCGTACCGTTCGCACGCCTGATCTCCGGCATTCAGATTTTCGGCGACGCGCGCACTTGGTGGGGCCAGGCGCGCGGCCGCTACGAGACCGGCTATACCCCCAAGGCCGGTTCGGTCCTTTGCTTCCAGCCCACGGGCCGCATGCGCCTGGGCCACGTCGCCGTCGTCAGCCAGGTGCTGACCGACCGCGTCATCCAGATCACCCACGCCAACTGGTCCGTCATCGAGGGCACGCGCGGCAAGGTGGAGAAGGACGTCACCGTCGTCGACGTCTCCCCGCAGGGTGACTGGTCCGCTGTGAAGGTCTGGTACGACCCGGCCCGCGACCTGGGCTCGACCGTCTATCCGACCCACGGCTTCATCTATCAGAACGCCCAGGCCATCGCCGTCGCTTCGGCCAGCGAGAAGGTCGGCAAGGCCGGCTCCGCGGCCATGGCCATGGCCCAGTCGGCCGTGGGCACGGTCAGCGCCGCTGTCCGTCCGGGCGCCTCGCCGTTCGGCCTGATCACCCAGGCCGCCGACGCCACCGACCGCATCGCCGCCCTGATCGCCGCCGCGACGACCCAGGGTCCGCCGAGCGCCGACGAACGCGACGGCCCGCGTTGA
- a CDS encoding alpha/beta fold hydrolase translates to MGEAAASDTGFQRRTFTVPGGTMTGLEFGPADRPIDVVFLNANGFNAMTYRSILAPLKTLRILAVDQRGHGHTNLPLKQTPRPSWNDLRDDLLALLDVIGGTTPVLAGHSMGGTASLLAAAKRPGAARGLVLLDPVVTPRAAWWAAQLPWAASAALKGFPLAKAAVRRRDRFPDRDTAFAGYHGRGAFKTWSDEMLRDYLEDGLIPTGEGDLKLACPPAWEASNYAAQGHDSWGALRRITVPTRILRAERHSTCSLTEGSPLLARKPNISLSTIAGTGHFIAMERPDLVREALTAAAAA, encoded by the coding sequence ATGGGCGAAGCCGCCGCAAGCGACACCGGATTCCAGCGGCGGACCTTCACCGTGCCCGGCGGGACGATGACGGGCCTGGAATTCGGGCCGGCGGATCGGCCCATCGACGTGGTCTTCCTGAACGCCAACGGCTTCAACGCCATGACCTACCGGTCGATCCTGGCTCCGCTGAAGACCCTGCGGATTCTGGCGGTGGACCAGCGCGGCCATGGCCACACCAACCTGCCGCTGAAGCAAACTCCGCGCCCGTCGTGGAACGACCTTCGCGACGATCTGCTGGCGCTGCTGGACGTCATCGGCGGCACTACGCCGGTGCTGGCTGGGCATTCGATGGGCGGCACGGCCAGTCTGCTGGCGGCGGCGAAGCGCCCAGGCGCGGCGCGGGGCCTGGTCCTGCTCGATCCGGTGGTGACGCCCCGGGCGGCCTGGTGGGCGGCGCAGCTCCCATGGGCGGCCTCCGCGGCCCTGAAAGGGTTTCCCCTGGCCAAGGCCGCCGTGCGCCGCCGGGACCGCTTTCCTGACCGCGACACGGCCTTCGCCGGCTATCACGGTCGCGGGGCCTTCAAGACCTGGTCGGACGAGATGCTGCGCGACTATCTGGAGGACGGCCTGATCCCCACCGGCGAGGGCGACCTGAAACTGGCCTGCCCGCCAGCGTGGGAAGCGTCCAACTACGCCGCCCAGGGCCATGACAGCTGGGGCGCGCTGCGCCGGATCACCGTCCCGACCCGCATCCTGCGGGCGGAGCGTCATTCGACCTGCAGCCTGACCGAAGGCTCGCCCCTGCTGGCGCGCAAGCCGAACATTTCGCTTAGCACCATCGCCGGCACAGGCCACTTCATCGCCATGGAGCGCCCGGATCTGGTGCGCGAGGCGCTGACCGCCGCCGCAGCCGCCTAG
- a CDS encoding magnesium transporter CorA family protein — protein sequence MLKLLRRSDAGLECPLLTDDWTLPSDAVWIDLIEPKRDEELAVEKALGLLLPTREDMAEIEASSRIYQEQGATFLTASILVNSDADLPSIAPITFVLAGERLITIRYGEPRAFAIYAAQAELQQPPHPDGAAIMVAILDAVVDRIADILERTAAEVEDVSATIFRATKAANFQPIINRLGKAQMTGAKARESLVSLSRLVSYATITGQMEMDADLLDRVKTLQRDIQSLTDHAGYLAGNVTFLLDAALGLINIEQNSIIKMFSIFTVALLPPTLIGAIYGMNFEHMPELRWMGGYPLALGLMLISAVLPLVWFRRKGWF from the coding sequence ATGCTGAAACTCCTTCGCCGTAGCGACGCCGGGCTGGAATGTCCGCTGCTGACCGATGACTGGACACTGCCCAGCGACGCGGTCTGGATCGACCTGATCGAGCCCAAGCGCGACGAGGAGCTGGCGGTCGAGAAGGCGCTCGGCCTCCTGCTGCCGACCCGCGAGGACATGGCCGAGATCGAGGCCTCGTCCCGCATTTATCAGGAGCAGGGCGCGACCTTCCTGACGGCCTCGATCCTGGTCAACAGCGACGCCGACCTGCCCAGCATCGCCCCGATCACCTTCGTCCTGGCGGGCGAGCGTCTGATCACCATCCGCTATGGCGAGCCGAGGGCCTTCGCCATCTACGCCGCCCAGGCCGAGCTGCAGCAGCCGCCCCATCCGGACGGCGCGGCGATCATGGTCGCCATCCTCGACGCCGTGGTCGACCGCATCGCCGACATCCTGGAACGCACCGCCGCCGAGGTGGAGGACGTCTCCGCCACCATCTTCCGCGCGACCAAGGCCGCCAACTTCCAGCCGATCATCAATCGCCTTGGCAAGGCGCAGATGACCGGGGCCAAGGCTCGCGAAAGCCTGGTCAGCCTGTCGCGTCTTGTCAGCTATGCGACCATCACCGGCCAGATGGAGATGGACGCCGACCTGCTGGACCGGGTGAAGACCCTGCAGCGGGACATCCAGTCCCTGACGGACCATGCCGGCTACCTGGCGGGCAACGTCACTTTCTTGCTGGATGCGGCGTTGGGGCTGATCAACATCGAGCAGAACTCGATCATCAAGATGTTCTCGATCTTCACGGTGGCCCTGCTGCCGCCAACCCTGATCGGAGCGATCTACGGGATGAACTTCGAGCACATGCCGGAACTACGCTGGATGGGCGGCTATCCTTTGGCGCTGGGGCTGATGCTGATCTCGGCCGTGCTGCCGCTGGTCTGGTTTCGCCGAAAAGGCTGGTTTTAG
- a CDS encoding primosomal protein N', with the protein MPRVASILLPMPLPEAFDYFEPEGMDLAVGDHVAAPLGPRLMHGVVTELRDGAGMNRPLKSVAEKLEGPPLPPGTLAFVQWAARYSVDAPGWPLAIALRGLRAAPPKPERLIVATGKSPARSTPARTKVIETLGDRQMQGAALAAEAGVSAGVVKGLVDEGVLDVRLIETHLNPPPPDLSLPASQLNPSQAASAKALGDLFGAGGFQSALLDGVTGSGKTEVYLEAVAKALEEDPDAQILILLPEIALTQAVIARFEARFGAPPCEWHSAVTPPRRRRTWEAVAAGSARIVIGARSALFLPFKKLRMIVVDEEHDGSYKQDEGFIYQARDLAVARAKLEGALVVLASATPSMETLWNAQAGRYRWLRLSERHGAARLPDVSLIDLRQTPPERDRWLSPPLIRAMGETLARSEQSLLFLNRRGYAPLVLCRACGERMTAPDTDSWLVEHRYTGRLVCHLTGFSMKKPDACPHCGAKDSLVSIGPGVERVQEEAQSLFPDARVAVFSSDTVFDAAGARALVESMAQGEIDILVATQAAAKGHNFPNLTLVGVVDADLGLRGGDLRAGERTFQLLAQAAGRAGRHDKPGRAMLQTYAPEHPVMQALAAQDREAFIDAEMAAREIAGLPPYGRLAAIVLSSENAQALEAYARALAAAAPNAEGVEVFGPADAPLSLIRGRRRKRLLVRADRNIDLQGYLSTWKARAKPPNAVRLTIDVDPYSFL; encoded by the coding sequence ATGCCGCGCGTCGCCTCCATCCTCCTGCCCATGCCGCTGCCCGAGGCGTTCGATTATTTCGAGCCCGAGGGCATGGATCTGGCCGTCGGCGATCACGTCGCCGCGCCCCTGGGACCGCGCCTGATGCACGGGGTCGTCACAGAGCTGCGCGACGGCGCGGGGATGAACCGGCCGCTGAAAAGCGTGGCCGAAAAGCTGGAAGGTCCGCCCCTGCCGCCGGGCACCCTGGCCTTCGTGCAATGGGCGGCGCGCTATTCCGTCGACGCCCCCGGCTGGCCGCTGGCCATCGCGCTGCGCGGGCTGCGGGCCGCGCCGCCGAAACCCGAACGCCTGATCGTCGCCACCGGCAAGTCGCCGGCCCGCTCCACTCCCGCCCGCACCAAGGTGATCGAGACCCTCGGCGACCGCCAAATGCAGGGCGCGGCCCTGGCCGCCGAGGCCGGCGTCTCGGCCGGGGTGGTCAAGGGGCTGGTGGACGAGGGCGTGCTGGATGTGCGGCTGATCGAGACCCACCTCAACCCGCCGCCGCCCGACCTGAGCCTGCCGGCCTCCCAGCTCAATCCCAGCCAGGCCGCCTCGGCCAAGGCCCTGGGCGACCTGTTCGGCGCGGGCGGCTTCCAGTCCGCCCTGCTCGACGGGGTCACCGGCTCGGGCAAGACCGAGGTCTATCTGGAGGCGGTCGCCAAGGCGCTGGAGGAAGACCCCGACGCCCAGATCCTGATCCTGCTGCCCGAGATCGCCCTGACCCAGGCGGTCATCGCCCGCTTCGAGGCCCGCTTCGGCGCGCCGCCCTGCGAGTGGCACAGCGCCGTGACACCGCCCCGCCGTCGGCGGACCTGGGAGGCGGTGGCCGCCGGCTCCGCCCGCATCGTCATCGGCGCCCGCTCGGCCCTGTTCCTGCCGTTCAAGAAACTGCGGATGATCGTGGTCGATGAGGAGCACGACGGCTCCTACAAGCAGGACGAGGGCTTCATCTACCAGGCCCGCGACCTGGCCGTGGCGCGCGCCAAGCTGGAAGGGGCGCTGGTCGTCCTGGCCTCGGCCACCCCGTCCATGGAGACCCTGTGGAACGCCCAGGCGGGGCGTTACCGCTGGCTGCGCCTGTCCGAACGCCACGGCGCGGCCCGCCTGCCGGACGTGTCCCTTATCGACCTGCGCCAGACCCCGCCGGAGCGGGACCGCTGGCTGTCGCCGCCCCTGATCCGGGCCATGGGCGAGACCCTGGCCCGAAGCGAGCAGTCCCTGCTGTTCCTCAATCGCCGGGGCTATGCGCCCCTGGTCCTGTGCCGCGCTTGCGGCGAGCGAATGACCGCGCCCGACACCGATAGCTGGTTGGTGGAGCACCGCTATACCGGCCGCCTGGTCTGCCACCTGACCGGCTTCTCCATGAAGAAGCCTGACGCCTGCCCGCATTGCGGCGCCAAGGACAGCCTGGTCTCCATCGGCCCCGGCGTGGAGCGGGTGCAGGAGGAGGCGCAGAGCCTGTTCCCCGACGCCCGCGTGGCGGTGTTCTCGTCCGACACGGTGTTCGACGCCGCAGGCGCCCGGGCGCTGGTGGAGAGCATGGCCCAGGGCGAGATCGACATCCTGGTCGCCACCCAGGCGGCGGCCAAGGGCCACAACTTCCCCAACCTGACGCTGGTGGGGGTGGTGGACGCCGACCTCGGCCTGCGCGGCGGAGACCTGCGGGCGGGGGAGCGGACCTTCCAGCTCCTGGCCCAGGCGGCGGGGCGGGCGGGGCGTCACGACAAGCCCGGCCGCGCCATGCTGCAGACCTACGCGCCGGAGCACCCGGTGATGCAGGCCTTGGCCGCCCAGGATCGCGAGGCCTTCATCGACGCCGAGATGGCGGCGCGGGAGATCGCCGGCCTGCCGCCCTACGGCCGTCTGGCGGCCATCGTCCTGTCCAGCGAAAACGCTCAGGCGCTGGAGGCCTACGCCCGCGCCCTGGCCGCGGCCGCGCCCAACGCCGAGGGGGTGGAGGTGTTCGGTCCGGCCGATGCGCCGCTCAGCCTGATCCGAGGGCGGCGGCGCAAGCGGCTGCTGGTCCGGGCCGACCGCAACATCGACCTGCAGGGCTATCTGTCGACCTGGAAGGCGCGGGCCAAGCCGCCCAACGCGGTGCGCCTGACCATCGACGTCGATCCCTACAGCTTCCTGTAG
- a CDS encoding crotonase/enoyl-CoA hydratase family protein yields MSEPSCFKVEIADGVAHIQLARPKAMNAMNRAFWHQLPAIIEDIDCNAKARCIVISSTGKHFSAGMDLSVFDGIGNSGGADRHVSGEAFRRKVHALQDTFSCLDKARMPVIVAIQGGCIGGAVDMTSACDIRYASADAFFVIQEINIGMTADVGTFPRLCKLIPEGWVRELAYTGRRLPAQKAKEIGLVNEVFDTHDDLVAHALETAREIASKSPLAVAGSKVMINYARDHSINDSLDYIATWQTGMFAGAHMAESFKAKQENREPVYPDLLPLTKEL; encoded by the coding sequence TTGTCCGAGCCCAGTTGCTTCAAGGTCGAGATCGCCGACGGCGTGGCGCACATCCAGCTGGCCAGGCCCAAGGCCATGAACGCCATGAACCGTGCGTTCTGGCATCAGCTGCCGGCGATCATCGAGGACATAGACTGCAACGCCAAGGCGCGCTGCATCGTCATCTCGTCCACCGGCAAACACTTCTCCGCAGGCATGGATCTGTCGGTGTTCGACGGCATCGGAAACAGCGGCGGCGCGGACCGCCACGTTTCCGGCGAGGCGTTCCGGCGCAAGGTTCACGCTCTGCAGGACACCTTCAGCTGCCTGGACAAGGCCCGCATGCCGGTGATCGTCGCCATCCAGGGAGGCTGTATCGGCGGCGCGGTGGACATGACCAGCGCCTGCGACATCCGCTACGCCAGCGCCGACGCCTTCTTCGTGATCCAGGAGATCAACATCGGCATGACCGCCGACGTGGGCACCTTCCCGCGCCTGTGCAAGCTGATCCCCGAGGGTTGGGTTCGGGAGCTGGCCTATACCGGCCGCCGCCTGCCGGCTCAGAAGGCCAAGGAGATCGGCCTGGTCAACGAGGTGTTCGACACTCACGACGACCTGGTCGCCCACGCCCTGGAGACGGCGCGGGAGATCGCTTCGAAGTCGCCCCTGGCCGTGGCTGGGTCGAAGGTGATGATCAACTACGCCCGCGACCATTCCATCAATGACAGCCTGGACTATATCGCCACCTGGCAGACCGGCATGTTCGCCGGCGCGCACATGGCGGAGTCCTTCAAGGCCAAGCAGGAGAACCGTGAGCCGGTCTATCCGGACCTGCTGCCCCTGACCAAGGAGCTCTAG
- a CDS encoding TerC family protein, translated as MTDLLALAADPAVWAALVTLIVMEVVLGIDNLIFISILSNKLPEANRQKVRRLGIGLALVMRLGLLSAIAWIVGLTAPAFALFGNEFSWRDIILIAGGLFLVWKATKEIHHSVDPAPSDAILDKTPATAAVTNVGSAIVQIILLDIVFSIDSILTAVGMTEHLPVMMIAVIVAVVVMLLAADPLANFINKNPTVVMLALGFLLMIGMVLIADGFGYHVPKGYIYAAMAFSAGVEALNMLARRKPAQKH; from the coding sequence ATGACCGACCTTCTCGCCCTCGCCGCTGATCCGGCCGTATGGGCCGCCCTTGTGACCCTCATCGTGATGGAGGTGGTCCTGGGCATCGACAACCTCATCTTCATCTCGATCCTCTCCAACAAGCTGCCGGAAGCCAACCGCCAGAAGGTTCGCCGCCTGGGCATCGGCCTGGCGCTGGTGATGCGCCTGGGCCTGCTGTCGGCGATCGCCTGGATCGTCGGCCTGACCGCGCCGGCCTTCGCTCTCTTCGGCAATGAGTTCAGCTGGCGCGACATCATCCTGATCGCCGGCGGCCTGTTCCTGGTGTGGAAGGCGACCAAGGAAATCCACCACAGCGTGGACCCCGCCCCTTCCGACGCGATCCTAGACAAGACGCCCGCGACGGCCGCCGTGACCAATGTCGGCTCGGCCATCGTGCAGATCATCCTGCTGGACATCGTATTCTCGATCGACTCCATCCTGACCGCCGTCGGCATGACCGAGCACCTGCCGGTGATGATGATCGCCGTGATCGTCGCGGTGGTGGTGATGCTTCTGGCCGCCGACCCGCTGGCCAACTTCATCAACAAGAACCCGACCGTGGTGATGCTGGCCCTCGGCTTCCTGCTGATGATCGGGATGGTGCTGATCGCCGACGGCTTCGGCTATCACGTGCCCAAGGGTTACATCTACGCGGCCATGGCCTTCTCGGCCGGGGTCGAGGCCCTAAACATGCTGGCCCGGCGAAAGCCCGCGCAAAAACACTGA
- a CDS encoding pentapeptide repeat-containing protein, translating to MRGAPSLLHRMDVGAVRAAIEAHERYLTGRRNGRRACLAYVDLSAFDLSGANLTEADLTGAVLEGADLSGAQLERASLYGADLRDADLRHCDLSRSDLRGACLRGRTCPAPTCGAATCARGARPCTTPARD from the coding sequence ATGCGAGGCGCGCCCAGCCTTCTGCACAGGATGGACGTCGGCGCCGTACGGGCGGCGATCGAGGCGCATGAGCGCTATCTGACGGGCCGCCGCAACGGCCGCCGCGCCTGCCTGGCCTATGTCGATCTTTCCGCCTTCGACCTCAGCGGCGCGAACCTGACCGAGGCCGACCTGACCGGCGCGGTGCTGGAAGGGGCTGACCTCAGCGGCGCCCAGCTGGAGCGGGCCAGCCTCTATGGCGCGGACTTGCGCGACGCTGATCTTCGTCACTGTGACCTCAGCCGCTCCGACCTGCGCGGCGCCTGCCTGCGGGGGCGAACCTGTCCGGCGCCGACCTGCGGGGCTGCGACTTGCGCGAGGGGCGCACGGCCCTGCACGACGCCCGCCAGGGACTGA
- a CDS encoding pentapeptide repeat-containing protein, whose amino-acid sequence MSGADLRGCDLREGRTALHDARQGLKLLKHGKRPGELDYAVLHGADLSGARMAGTSARAADFTDACLAGASLRGAKLGKAVLDGADLSKADIAQADLSGASLKRANLAEAELTGARLTDADLSDVLREPPTVVYIDDEPLEDILAQHERWRLTDGREGRPARLPPVDFRVVRQLNGRKLTALVAPQAVMFGINLEGAELQGCDLSGADLRGARLKDADLRGARLTGARMTRADLRGANLGPLCIAEGRFIRADLIRAVLRHADLRGAVAHRARFLEADTAHARFDGADLRDAEFDVPSGS is encoded by the coding sequence CTGTCCGGCGCCGACCTGCGGGGCTGCGACTTGCGCGAGGGGCGCACGGCCCTGCACGACGCCCGCCAGGGACTGAAGTTGCTGAAACACGGCAAGCGGCCGGGGGAGCTGGACTACGCCGTCCTGCACGGCGCCGACCTCTCGGGCGCGCGCATGGCCGGGACCTCGGCCCGGGCGGCGGACTTCACTGACGCCTGCCTGGCCGGCGCATCCCTGCGCGGCGCCAAGTTGGGCAAGGCGGTGCTGGATGGGGCGGACCTGTCCAAGGCCGACATCGCCCAGGCCGATCTCAGCGGCGCGTCGCTCAAGCGCGCCAACCTGGCCGAGGCGGAGCTGACCGGCGCGCGCCTGACCGACGCCGACCTCAGCGACGTCCTGCGCGAGCCGCCGACCGTGGTCTATATCGACGACGAGCCGCTGGAGGACATCCTCGCGCAGCATGAGCGCTGGCGCCTGACCGACGGGCGCGAAGGGCGTCCGGCGCGCCTGCCGCCAGTGGACTTCCGCGTGGTTCGCCAACTGAATGGGCGCAAGCTGACCGCCCTGGTGGCGCCACAGGCGGTGATGTTCGGGATCAATCTCGAAGGAGCGGAGCTGCAGGGCTGCGACCTGTCCGGGGCCGACCTGCGCGGCGCCCGGCTCAAGGACGCAGACCTGCGCGGCGCGCGGCTGACCGGCGCCCGCATGACCCGCGCGGACCTGCGCGGGGCCAATCTGGGGCCCCTGTGCATCGCGGAGGGCCGCTTCATCCGCGCCGACCTGATCCGCGCCGTCCTGCGCCACGCCGACCTGCGGGGCGCGGTGGCGCATCGCGCGCGCTTCCTGGAAGCCGACACCGCCCACGCCCGCTTCGATGGCGCGGACCTCAGGGACGCCGAGTTCGACGTCCCTTCCGGATCCTAG
- a CDS encoding DUF484 family protein — protein sequence MSDATRAYALPDLEAEMVRDFLRAEPGFVRDDFDLLKDLGLRLDAANLVDFGPAALARVNAAHKRETTARRQLEATARANFAAQAQTHAAVIDILEARNHSDLAVRIDDLAVGRFGLSAGAIALEGPERVPAGWFPLVESQVDMILDGRGWRMGFHFPALALFGDKAEQVRSMAMVRMGLWGDTRQAILAFGSPEEDGFTPDMGAELVAFLAEVTMRTAERWPVL from the coding sequence ATGAGCGACGCGACGCGGGCCTATGCCCTTCCGGACCTCGAAGCAGAGATGGTGCGCGATTTCCTCCGCGCCGAACCCGGCTTCGTGCGCGACGATTTCGACCTGCTGAAGGACTTGGGCCTGCGCCTGGACGCGGCCAATCTGGTCGACTTCGGTCCCGCCGCCCTGGCGCGCGTCAACGCCGCCCACAAGCGCGAGACCACCGCCCGCCGCCAGCTGGAGGCCACGGCTCGCGCCAACTTCGCCGCCCAGGCCCAGACCCACGCGGCGGTGATCGACATCTTAGAGGCCCGCAATCATTCGGACCTCGCCGTCCGCATCGACGACCTGGCCGTGGGCCGCTTCGGCCTGTCGGCCGGCGCCATCGCCCTGGAGGGCCCCGAGCGCGTGCCCGCCGGCTGGTTCCCGCTGGTTGAGAGCCAGGTGGACATGATCCTGGACGGCCGCGGCTGGCGCATGGGCTTCCACTTCCCGGCCCTGGCCCTGTTCGGCGACAAGGCCGAGCAGGTGCGCAGCATGGCCATGGTCCGCATGGGCCTGTGGGGCGACACCCGCCAGGCGATCCTGGCCTTCGGCTCGCCCGAGGAAGACGGCTTCACCCCTGACATGGGCGCGGAGCTGGTCGCGTTCCTCGCCGAAGTGACCATGCGCACGGCGGAGCGGTGGCCCGTTCTTTGA
- a CDS encoding DUF488 family protein — translation MHPIFTVGYETDTQAGMIDRLKAGGVKRVIDVRAIASSRKAGFSKSLLAASLNEAGIEYVHLRPLGTPKAGRDAARAGRTDEMRDIFERHMQEPEAQLALKKAEELAVDKPSALLCYEDRACDCHRAILADKLRAQLKCEVVDL, via the coding sequence ATGCACCCCATCTTCACCGTGGGCTACGAGACCGACACCCAAGCCGGCATGATCGACCGCCTGAAGGCCGGCGGCGTCAAACGGGTGATCGACGTGCGCGCCATCGCCTCGTCCCGCAAGGCCGGGTTCTCCAAGAGCCTGCTGGCCGCCAGCCTGAACGAGGCCGGGATCGAGTACGTCCACCTGCGCCCCCTGGGCACGCCCAAGGCTGGTCGCGACGCCGCTCGGGCGGGCCGAACGGACGAGATGCGCGACATCTTCGAGCGCCACATGCAGGAGCCGGAAGCCCAGCTGGCGCTGAAGAAGGCGGAGGAACTGGCGGTCGACAAGCCCAGCGCCCTGCTCTGCTACGAGGACCGTGCCTGCGACTGCCATCGCGCCATTCTCGCCGACAAGCTGCGGGCGCAACTGAAATGCGAGGTTGTCGATCTCTGA
- a CDS encoding transcriptional repressor gives MGMGCAHEHEHPGLSGRSLAAELSAAEARCGRADQRLTPPRRRVLELLLEAGQPVKAYDLIGAFGTDGQAAKPPTVYRALEFLEKLGFAHRIESLNAYVACKHGEAVHAAAFLICDCCGVTQEVDPAVGSAIEAAGAAAGYSIGSVTIEAHGMCAACRA, from the coding sequence ATGGGCATGGGATGCGCTCACGAGCACGAACACCCCGGCCTGTCGGGTCGATCACTGGCGGCGGAGCTGTCGGCCGCCGAGGCACGCTGCGGCCGGGCCGACCAACGCCTGACGCCGCCCCGGCGGCGGGTTCTGGAGCTGCTGCTGGAGGCCGGTCAGCCGGTGAAGGCCTATGACCTGATCGGCGCCTTCGGGACCGACGGTCAGGCCGCCAAGCCGCCGACCGTCTATCGCGCCCTGGAATTCCTGGAAAAGCTGGGCTTCGCCCACCGCATCGAAAGCCTGAACGCCTACGTCGCCTGCAAGCATGGCGAGGCGGTCCACGCGGCGGCCTTCCTGATCTGCGACTGCTGCGGCGTGACCCAGGAGGTCGACCCGGCCGTGGGCAGCGCCATCGAGGCGGCCGGCGCCGCCGCCGGTTACAGCATCGGGTCGGTGACCATCGAGGCGCACGGCATGTGCGCGGCCTGCCGCGCCTAG
- a CDS encoding thioesterase family protein produces MSEQTGIEVWRGGVNTWECDEMGHMNVRFYVAKAMEGVAGLAAAMGMPAAFTANANATLIVRDIHVRFLREAHAGTLLTIEGGVAELDETQARLVLIMRHRDGAPAATFQISVVHATRLGEAFPWPAAALAKVEGLRVQIPEAARPRSIDIAPFKSQASLVKADELGLGRIGLGVIGPQDCDVFGRMRPEVYIGRVSDGAAFVVGAPRAAIIEHAEQQPARVGGAVLELHQTFTSWPRAGQRFELRSGVLGAQTRTFEVIHWLLDPDTGAPLGSALAVVAAFDLDARKLVAVTDAAREAVAVLSIPGLSR; encoded by the coding sequence GTGAGCGAGCAGACGGGGATCGAGGTCTGGCGCGGCGGCGTCAACACCTGGGAATGCGACGAGATGGGGCACATGAACGTGCGCTTCTACGTCGCCAAGGCCATGGAGGGCGTCGCCGGTCTGGCCGCCGCCATGGGCATGCCCGCCGCCTTCACGGCCAACGCCAACGCCACCCTGATCGTCCGCGACATCCACGTCCGCTTCCTGCGCGAGGCGCATGCCGGAACCCTGCTGACCATCGAGGGCGGCGTCGCCGAACTGGACGAGACCCAGGCGCGGCTGGTGCTGATCATGCGGCATAGGGACGGCGCGCCGGCCGCCACCTTCCAGATCAGCGTGGTCCACGCCACCCGCCTGGGGGAGGCCTTCCCGTGGCCGGCCGCGGCCCTGGCCAAGGTCGAGGGCCTGCGCGTCCAGATCCCGGAGGCCGCCCGTCCCCGCAGCATCGACATCGCCCCGTTCAAAAGCCAGGCCAGCCTGGTCAAGGCGGACGAGCTGGGCCTTGGCCGCATCGGCCTGGGCGTGATCGGACCGCAGGACTGCGACGTGTTCGGGCGCATGCGGCCTGAGGTCTATATCGGCCGCGTCTCGGACGGCGCGGCCTTTGTCGTCGGCGCGCCGCGCGCCGCCATCATCGAGCATGCCGAGCAGCAACCGGCCCGCGTCGGCGGGGCGGTGCTGGAGCTGCACCAGACCTTCACCAGCTGGCCCCGCGCCGGCCAGCGGTTCGAACTGCGCTCGGGCGTGCTGGGCGCGCAGACCCGCACCTTCGAGGTCATTCACTGGCTGCTGGACCCGGACACCGGCGCGCCCCTTGGCTCGGCCCTGGCCGTGGTGGCCGCCTTCGACCTGGACGCCCGCAAACTGGTGGCCGTCACCGACGCCGCCCGCGAGGCGGTCGCGGTGCTGTCGATCCCTGGCCTGAGCCGCTAG